A window of the Miscanthus floridulus cultivar M001 chromosome 14, ASM1932011v1, whole genome shotgun sequence genome harbors these coding sequences:
- the LOC136505396 gene encoding uncharacterized protein translates to MVRLAVAARAFSASASGAGAGGVSMVQGASRGIGLEFVRQLLRRSGEGRVVATCRAPGSAAELQKLKEEHAPGRLTLLPLDVTDESTIEAAAASITETHGSLDLLINSTGILSIPNVIHPETTLSKVQKSSLMLAYEVNAVGPILVIKHMWPLLKVGGRSETGRGFALVANMSARVSSIGDNALGGWHAYRASKTALNQLTKTVSVEFGRKDNIACILLHPGTVDTDLSRPFQRNVPKGKLFTREFSVQKLLSIIDDVKKSDNGKFFAWDGQEIPW, encoded by the exons ATGGTGAGGCTGGCGGTGGCCGCGAGGGCGTTCTCCGCCTCGGCTTCCGGCGCGGGCGCCGGCGGCGTGTCCATGGTGCAGGGGGCGTCTCGGGGCATCGGCCTCGAGTTC GTGCGGCAGCTGCTGCGGAGAAGCGGCGAAGGCCGCGTCGTCGCCACGTGCCGCGCGCCGGGTTCCGCGGCCGAGCTCCAGAAGCTCAAGGAGGAGCACGCGCCCGGACGCCTCACCCTGCTGCCGCTCGACGTCACCGACGAGAGCACCATAGAG GCAGCCGCGGCCTCAATTACAGAGACCCATGGTTCTCTGGACCTGCTGATCAACTCCACCGGCATCCTTTCGATCCCAAACGTGATACACCCAG AGACTACACTAAGCAAGGTTCAGAAGTCATCCCTGATGCTGGCATATGAGGTGAATGCAGTCGGCCCTATCTTAGTGATCAAG CACATGTGGCCATTGCTGAAGGTTGGAGGCCGCTCCGAGACCGGGAGAGGATTCGCATTGGTTGCAAATATGAGCGCCAGAGTCAGTTCGATAGGAGACAATGCCCTGGGAGGCTGGCATGCATACAGAGCTTCTAAAACAGCACTGAATCAGT TGACCAAGACAGTGTCAGTGGAGTTTGGCAGGAAGGACAACATTGCCTGCATCCTGCTACATCCCGGAACCGTGGACACTGACCTCTCACGGCCATTTCAGAGAAATGTCCCCAAGGGTAAGCTCTTCACGAGAGAGTTCTCTGTACAGAAACTTCTCTCCATCATTGACGACGTCAAGAAAAGCGACAACGGCAAGTTCTTCGCATGGGATGGCCAAGAAATCCCTTGGTGA